From one Paenibacillus terrae HPL-003 genomic stretch:
- the yajC gene encoding preprotein translocase subunit YajC, which translates to MFHFATAAAAPGGTGGLFQMIWPLALMFVIFYFLLIRPNQKKQKQRQTMLQALKKGDKVITIGGLHGTIMEITDDVVVLRVNDVTKLTFDRSAISNAIAKDAASEEVVSKS; encoded by the coding sequence ATGTTTCATTTTGCTACAGCTGCTGCTGCACCCGGTGGAACTGGAGGACTTTTTCAAATGATCTGGCCACTGGCTCTGATGTTTGTAATCTTCTATTTCTTGCTGATTCGTCCGAATCAGAAAAAACAAAAGCAGCGTCAAACGATGCTTCAAGCCTTGAAAAAGGGCGATAAAGTTATTACAATCGGAGGTCTTCACGGTACAATTATGGAGATTACGGACGATGTGGTCGTTTTGCGTGTGAATGATGTTACGAAGCTGACCTTTGATCGCAGCGCGATCAGCAATGCGATTGCAAAAGATGCAGCTTCCGAGGAAGTTGTTTCCAAATCATAG
- a CDS encoding TIGR04086 family membrane protein has product MELIRRWCSFRLAHPILSGLFYAFAWMLLGAFILSLLLWLTQMQEQDLSLYTYIVHAFAMVSGGFVAGKRSTNKGWYQGGITGILYGLIVLLVGFLALDAGMNAKDLLHLGIAFIIGAGGGMFGINLSR; this is encoded by the coding sequence ATGGAGCTCATTCGCCGCTGGTGTTCGTTTCGTCTGGCCCATCCCATTTTATCCGGCTTGTTTTATGCTTTTGCATGGATGTTGCTTGGCGCATTTATCCTTTCGCTACTCTTGTGGCTGACACAGATGCAGGAACAGGATTTATCGTTGTATACGTACATCGTTCATGCATTCGCCATGGTATCCGGCGGCTTCGTCGCTGGTAAAAGATCCACGAACAAAGGCTGGTATCAAGGCGGTATTACAGGCATCCTATATGGGCTAATCGTGCTGCTGGTCGGTTTTCTGGCACTGGATGCAGGCATGAACGCCAAGGATCTTTTGCATCTGGGAATTGCTTTTATCATTGGAGCCGGGGGCGGGATGTTTGGGATTAACCTGAGCAGATAA
- the tgt gene encoding tRNA guanosine(34) transglycosylase Tgt yields MAPAIRYEHIKTCKQSGARLGRVHTPHGVIETPTFMPVGTQATVKTMSPEELKEMDAQIILSNTYHLFLRPGHDIIREAGGLHKFMNWDRPILTDSGGFQVFSLSEMRKITEEGVHFRSHLNGDKKFLSPEVAMEIQNSLGSDIMMAFDECPPFPAEYEYVKKSLERTSRWAERCLEAHARPHDQGLFAIVQGGMHEDLRKQSAADLTSMDFPGYAIGGLSVGEPKHLMYEVLDYTLPLLPTNKPRYLMGVGSPDALIEGAIRGVDMFDCVLPTRIARNGTTMTSQGRLVVRNAQYARDFGPLDPACDCYTCRNYSRAYLRHLIKADETFGLRLTTYHNLHFLIQLMRNVRQAIMDDRLLDFRDEFFEQYGLHDNDKGF; encoded by the coding sequence ATGGCACCAGCAATAAGATACGAACATATTAAAACCTGCAAGCAATCGGGAGCCCGTCTTGGGCGTGTGCATACACCTCACGGGGTTATAGAAACACCAACCTTTATGCCTGTAGGAACACAAGCTACAGTTAAAACGATGAGTCCTGAGGAACTGAAAGAGATGGATGCTCAGATTATTTTGAGTAATACGTACCATCTGTTTCTTCGTCCTGGTCACGATATTATTCGTGAAGCGGGTGGGCTGCATAAGTTTATGAACTGGGATCGTCCTATTTTAACGGACAGCGGCGGGTTTCAAGTGTTTTCATTAAGTGAAATGCGTAAAATTACGGAAGAGGGCGTTCATTTTCGCTCTCATTTGAATGGAGATAAGAAGTTTCTTTCGCCGGAGGTGGCAATGGAAATTCAAAACTCGCTCGGCTCGGATATTATGATGGCCTTCGATGAATGTCCTCCTTTTCCGGCTGAATATGAGTATGTGAAAAAGTCGTTGGAACGCACCAGCCGTTGGGCTGAGCGCTGCCTGGAGGCGCATGCGCGTCCTCATGATCAAGGGTTGTTTGCCATTGTTCAAGGAGGGATGCATGAAGATTTGCGCAAGCAGAGCGCGGCGGATTTGACTTCCATGGATTTCCCGGGGTATGCTATTGGTGGACTGAGCGTAGGTGAACCGAAGCATTTGATGTATGAAGTGCTGGATTATACGCTTCCTTTGCTTCCCACTAACAAGCCACGCTATTTGATGGGCGTAGGTTCTCCGGATGCCTTGATTGAAGGCGCTATCCGTGGTGTGGATATGTTTGATTGCGTACTTCCAACACGAATTGCTCGCAACGGGACAACGATGACCAGCCAAGGCCGTCTTGTTGTTCGCAATGCCCAATATGCAAGAGATTTCGGCCCGCTTGATCCGGCTTGTGATTGCTATACCTGTCGTAATTATTCACGTGCTTACTTACGACACTTGATTAAAGCGGATGAAACCTTCGGGCTCCGACTGACAACGTATCATAATTTGCATTTCTTAATTCAATTGATGCGCAATGTCAGACAAGCGATTATGGATGACAGACTGCTTGATTTCCGCGACGAATTTTTTGAGCAGTACGGTCTTCATGATAATGATAAAGGTTTTTAA
- the queA gene encoding tRNA preQ1(34) S-adenosylmethionine ribosyltransferase-isomerase QueA — MNVNDYDFELPETLIAQTPLLDRSASRLLTLSKGSGEVGHHTFSDIVQYLQPGDTLVLNDTRVIPARLFGIKEDTGAKAEVLLLKQLEGDRWEALVKPGKKLKKGAVIVFGDELKAVIEEEGDMGGRVLSFSYEGIFQEILDRLGQMPLPPYIKEQLDDRERYQTVYARHEGSAAAPTAGLHFTEELLDRIREKGVSIAFVTLHVGLGTFRPMSVDTIEEHVMHEEYYSLSQETADVLNETKARGGRVVAVGTTSCRTLETVGNTFGDGLLQASSGWTQIFIYPGYEFRVVDAMITNFHLPKSTLVMLVSALAGRENIMHAYQEAIDREYRFFSFGDAMFIY, encoded by the coding sequence ATGAACGTAAACGATTACGATTTTGAATTACCTGAAACATTAATTGCACAGACGCCTTTGCTTGATCGAAGTGCTTCCAGATTGCTGACGTTGAGCAAGGGGAGCGGTGAAGTGGGTCATCATACATTTTCAGATATTGTGCAGTATCTTCAACCGGGCGATACGCTGGTGCTGAATGATACGCGAGTGATTCCTGCACGCTTGTTTGGTATCAAGGAAGATACGGGGGCTAAGGCCGAGGTGTTACTGCTCAAACAACTGGAGGGTGACCGATGGGAAGCATTGGTAAAACCCGGCAAGAAGTTGAAAAAGGGCGCGGTCATCGTTTTCGGTGATGAGCTGAAGGCGGTCATTGAGGAAGAAGGCGATATGGGCGGAAGAGTGCTCTCCTTCTCATATGAAGGTATTTTTCAGGAGATATTGGATCGTCTTGGGCAAATGCCGCTTCCACCGTATATCAAGGAGCAACTGGATGACCGTGAGCGTTATCAGACGGTTTATGCCCGGCATGAAGGCTCAGCTGCGGCTCCAACCGCAGGATTACATTTTACAGAGGAATTGCTGGACCGAATTAGAGAAAAGGGTGTTTCCATTGCCTTTGTCACCCTTCACGTCGGTTTAGGAACGTTCAGACCCATGTCTGTGGATACGATTGAAGAGCATGTGATGCATGAAGAATATTACTCGTTGTCACAGGAAACGGCAGATGTGCTGAATGAAACCAAAGCGCGTGGCGGAAGAGTCGTGGCAGTGGGGACAACCAGTTGTCGGACGCTGGAGACTGTGGGCAATACATTCGGTGACGGACTATTGCAGGCCAGCAGCGGCTGGACGCAGATTTTTATTTATCCAGGTTATGAATTCCGTGTGGTAGATGCGATGATTACGAATTTTCATTTGCCTAAATCCACATTGGTTATGCTGGTCAGCGCACTGGCGGGCAGGGAGAATATTATGCATGCTTACCAGGAGGCGATTGACCGGGAATATCGGTTTTTCAGCTTTGGGGACGCAATGTTCATTTATTAA
- a CDS encoding SpoIID/LytB domain-containing protein yields MSEKALNPNTIFGTWAGRAKRATAAIVIAVVCLPWSPTVHAAAVQEDIRVVIFADLGSKYKATTPAVTLKSSGGLSVGQNSGGSFQAWTGLPDSTARFSVDSYRVKVLEGNEAAAIKAAQVLQKTNDKPTVFIGSKNGSSVYQVYAGIYASEQAAQAAVQRISTATGAQAEVTGNKHWSTGNYGSEQEANLVRTTIAAAGFDAFTVVQSRGQYAVWIGEESNDSKLSALKTELESKQPRLTLSKVNATQTGLIVRQEAGVTTGSQVMTHYVLSGSDNSKVMVNGGNDGIQVVERSQRTYRGDMEIGMTSGQLALVNEVPLEQYLYSVVGAEVYSSWPDEALKAQAVAARSYALAQGNRFQIGNVVDGTLSQAYNGKGSEHANVSEAVDATAGEVIKSGGKVVEAVFSSNAGGVTADASEVWNSGGEAFASVDSSGDTSAQKGAQEWYHVLLSSGKTGYIREDNVKELEGVTEAGLDKVTVTAENTNVRPIPQIQSTVTAVAKAQPGEEMIVLEKVPQSGDYAWVRGPFTAAQLVKSLQGKVTGTVPSTIDHLDVTKRGPSGRVVEVEANGSPLKVKYPDMYRSAMGGLPSTLFDIASTGSYTVLGADGATTHVNGAQGTTILSASGSSTSSGNGVIIMNEDRHARVIDKTQSFIFTGKGNGHGLGLSQWGANGLADQGYDYKKILQHYYKNVDIVKD; encoded by the coding sequence ATGAGTGAAAAAGCGTTGAATCCAAACACAATTTTCGGCACATGGGCGGGTCGGGCAAAACGGGCAACAGCGGCTATAGTAATAGCTGTTGTTTGCCTGCCTTGGTCTCCGACTGTTCACGCCGCTGCCGTCCAAGAGGATATTCGTGTAGTGATCTTTGCGGATCTGGGCAGCAAATATAAAGCGACTACACCTGCTGTTACCTTGAAATCATCAGGGGGGCTGAGTGTCGGACAAAACAGTGGGGGCAGCTTTCAGGCCTGGACGGGACTTCCGGACAGCACAGCACGTTTTAGTGTAGACAGCTATCGGGTGAAGGTACTTGAAGGAAATGAAGCGGCTGCGATAAAAGCGGCTCAAGTATTGCAGAAGACCAATGATAAACCGACGGTTTTTATTGGCTCGAAAAACGGTAGCTCTGTCTATCAGGTGTATGCGGGAATATATGCGAGTGAACAGGCGGCGCAGGCCGCTGTACAGCGCATTTCTACTGCAACCGGAGCACAGGCCGAAGTTACGGGGAACAAGCATTGGTCTACAGGGAACTATGGCAGTGAGCAAGAGGCCAATCTCGTCCGAACGACGATTGCTGCCGCAGGTTTTGATGCTTTTACCGTAGTTCAATCGAGAGGTCAATATGCTGTGTGGATCGGTGAAGAGAGTAATGACAGCAAGTTGTCCGCTTTGAAAACAGAACTGGAAAGCAAGCAACCGCGACTTACCCTCTCTAAAGTCAATGCTACTCAAACTGGACTGATTGTGAGACAGGAAGCAGGAGTAACGACAGGCTCTCAGGTGATGACTCATTACGTGCTGAGCGGTTCTGATAATAGCAAGGTTATGGTCAACGGAGGCAACGATGGAATTCAGGTGGTTGAGAGATCACAGCGTACATATCGTGGAGACATGGAGATTGGCATGACGTCAGGACAGCTAGCGCTAGTAAACGAAGTGCCGTTGGAGCAGTATTTGTATTCCGTGGTAGGAGCTGAAGTCTATTCCTCATGGCCGGATGAAGCGCTCAAGGCACAAGCGGTAGCGGCTCGCAGCTATGCGCTTGCCCAAGGCAATCGTTTTCAGATCGGTAACGTGGTGGATGGAACGTTAAGCCAGGCTTATAACGGCAAAGGCTCGGAGCATGCAAATGTTAGCGAGGCTGTAGATGCAACCGCTGGTGAAGTGATTAAAAGTGGTGGCAAGGTAGTTGAAGCTGTATTTTCATCCAATGCGGGTGGCGTTACAGCGGATGCTTCCGAGGTGTGGAACAGTGGCGGCGAAGCGTTTGCCAGCGTAGATAGCTCTGGAGATACTTCGGCGCAAAAAGGAGCACAAGAGTGGTATCACGTGCTTCTCTCCAGCGGAAAAACAGGCTATATCCGAGAAGATAACGTTAAGGAGTTGGAGGGAGTCACAGAGGCGGGGCTAGACAAGGTCACCGTGACTGCTGAAAATACCAATGTGCGTCCCATTCCTCAAATTCAATCAACTGTGACAGCAGTAGCCAAGGCACAACCGGGTGAAGAAATGATTGTACTGGAAAAGGTGCCTCAATCTGGAGACTACGCATGGGTGCGGGGACCCTTTACGGCCGCTCAGCTTGTAAAATCCTTGCAAGGGAAAGTAACGGGTACAGTACCGTCCACTATTGACCATCTCGATGTCACCAAACGCGGTCCGTCTGGACGAGTGGTGGAGGTTGAAGCGAACGGATCGCCCTTAAAGGTGAAATATCCTGATATGTATCGTTCAGCGATGGGAGGATTGCCGAGCACGCTGTTTGATATTGCGAGTACTGGCAGTTATACTGTATTAGGCGCTGATGGGGCTACTACTCATGTAAATGGTGCACAGGGAACTACAATCCTGTCGGCATCAGGGAGCAGCACTTCCAGTGGTAACGGGGTGATCATCATGAATGAAGATCGTCATGCGCGAGTCATCGACAAAACGCAAAGCTTTATTTTTACAGGCAAAGGGAATGGTCACGGTTTGGGCTTGTCACAATGGGGAGCCAACGGTTTGGCTGATCAGGGGTATGATTACAAGAAAATTTTGCAACACTATTACAAAAATGTGGATATAGTTAAGGACTGA